The following are encoded together in the Montipora foliosa isolate CH-2021 chromosome 12, ASM3666993v2, whole genome shotgun sequence genome:
- the LOC137979747 gene encoding collagen alpha-1(VII) chain-like, which translates to MKYPRVKTPCGGLRFLVVLMMCFTILVHISAMDHQRPNNHDVHATGQKTESMLFRERRGIKKNTTQNPQDFAKRLKSLEERLDALMRFPRLESSGNSCNSLIAYLLGKHIQNSGKEKMGPPGPPGKPGLNGKNGSKGEPGKPGTNTPLPGPPGPKGQQGAPGPQGAKGEKGQKGTAKSGVKYVRWGRTTCPTGAQIIYKGIIGGEHYTHSGGGSNYLCLPHNPKYDKYNDGNQVAGYIYGTEYEVGQYNGDPFKRNLHDHDAPCVVCFVTSRSSMLMMPARNDCPSGWTEEYHGYLMTEYGGHTHTRDFICVDGDPEYVPGSHANKNGALLYPVEGVCGSLPCLPYVNHRELTCAVCTK; encoded by the exons ATGAAGTACCCGCGAGTGAAAACCCCTTGTGGTGGTTTGCGTTTCCTTGTTGTGTTAATGATGTGCTTTACCATTTTGGTCCACATCTCAGCCATGGATCATCAGCGTCCAAATAATCACGATGTCCATGCAACTGGACAAAAGACTGAGTCGATGCTGTTTCGCGAACGCAGAGGAATTAAGAAAAACACCACTCAAAACCCACAAGACTTTGCAAAACGACTGAAAAGCCTTGAAGAGAG ACTTGATGCACTGATGCGGTTCCCTCGTCTGGAATCAAGTGGGAATTCTTGCAATTCACTTATAGCCTACCTTTTGG GAAAGCATATCCAAAACAGTGGAAAAGAAAAGATGGGACCCCCTGGTCCACCAGGGAAACCAGgattgaatggaaaaaatggctccaaag GGGAACCAGGAAAGCCTGGCACAAACACGCCGTTACCAGGCCCTCCTGGTCCTAAAGGACAACAAGGAGCCCCAGGACCTCAAGGCGCCAAAGGAGAAAAAGGACAAAAGGGGACTGCAAAGTCGGGTGTGAAGTATGTTCGATGGGGAAGGACCACATGTCCCACTGGTGCTCAGATCATCTATAAAG GGATAATTGGGGGTGAACACTACACTCACTCCGGTGGTGGATCCAACTACCTTTGTCTTCCTCACAATCCAAAGTACGACAAGTACAATGATGGTAACCAGGTTGCAGGATACATTTACGGCACTGAGTATGAAGTCGGTCAATACAACGGAGACCCTTTTAAGAGAAATCTCCATGATCATGACGCACCCTGTGTTGTCTGCTTTGTGACGTCACGTAGTTCAATGCTGATGATGCCCGCAAGGAATGACTGTCCATCTGGATGGACCGAGGAGTATCATGGGTATCTGATGACTGAATATGGTGGTCACACACATACACGTGATTTCATCTGTGTCGATGGTGATCCAGAATATGTTCCTGGTAGCCATGCTAACAAAAATGGTGCCTTGCTGTATCCCGTGGAAGGCGTTTGTGGTTCACTTCCCTGTCTTCCATATGTCAACCATCGAGAGTTGACATGCGCCGTCTGCACcaagtaa